The proteins below come from a single Parageobacillus thermoglucosidasius genomic window:
- a CDS encoding anti-sigma-F factor Fin family protein: protein MALHYYCRHCGTKVGTIDRVSIYSEQLGFHHLTEEERLEMIAYQPNGDIHIKTICEDCQEALARNPELHQYEKFIH from the coding sequence ATGGCATTGCATTATTATTGTCGGCATTGTGGAACAAAAGTAGGCACGATTGATAGAGTTTCGATCTATAGCGAACAATTGGGATTTCACCATTTGACAGAGGAAGAACGTTTGGAGATGATTGCATACCAGCCAAATGGCGATATTCACATAAAAACGATTTGCGAAGATTGCCAAGAGGCGTTAGCGAGAAATCCTGAACTGCATCAGTATGAAAAGTTTATACATTAG
- the spoVG gene encoding septation regulator SpoVG has product MEVTDVRLRRVNTEGRMKAIASITLDNEFVVHDIRVIDGNNGLFVAMPSKRTPDGEFRDIAHPINSATRGKIQEAILAEYHRLGKLEEELEEAGAS; this is encoded by the coding sequence ATGGAAGTTACTGACGTAAGATTACGCCGCGTGAATACCGAAGGACGTATGAAAGCGATTGCCTCTATCACATTGGATAACGAATTCGTTGTCCATGATATCCGCGTGATCGATGGCAATAACGGATTGTTTGTCGCCATGCCGAGCAAACGCACTCCAGATGGAGAATTTCGTGATATTGCCCATCCGATTAACTCGGCGACGCGCGGAAAAATTCAAGAGGCGATATTGGCTGAGTATCACCGTTTAGGTAAGTTGGAAGAAGAACTTGAAGAAGCTGGTGCTTCATAA
- the pth gene encoding aminoacyl-tRNA hydrolase: MKLFVGLGNPGKEYEQTRHNVGFMVIDELAKRWNISFQTAKFNGMIASHIISGEKVILCKPLTYMNLSGECVRPLIDYYRIDINDVVVIYDDLDLPVGKIRLRMKGSAGGHNGIKSLIHHLGTQEFKRIRIGIGRPASGEKVIDYVLGRFHEEESGAIMEAILRSADACEKAVTEPFLQVMNEFNV, from the coding sequence TTGAAGTTATTTGTCGGCCTTGGCAACCCAGGGAAAGAATATGAACAAACGAGGCATAACGTTGGGTTTATGGTCATCGATGAGCTGGCGAAACGCTGGAATATTTCTTTTCAAACAGCAAAATTTAATGGGATGATTGCCTCGCACATCATTTCTGGCGAAAAAGTGATATTATGCAAGCCATTAACATATATGAATTTATCAGGGGAATGCGTCCGACCGTTAATCGATTATTATCGCATTGATATCAATGATGTTGTTGTTATATATGATGACCTTGATCTCCCTGTCGGAAAAATTCGCCTGCGCATGAAAGGAAGCGCCGGCGGGCATAATGGCATTAAGTCGCTTATTCACCATTTAGGAACGCAAGAATTCAAACGGATTCGGATCGGCATCGGGCGCCCGGCAAGCGGGGAAAAGGTGATCGATTATGTGCTGGGCCGCTTCCACGAAGAAGAAAGCGGGGCGATCATGGAAGCGATTTTACGTTCAGCCGATGCGTGTGAAAAAGCTGTTACTGAGCCGTTTTTGCAAGTGATGAATGAATTTAATGTGTGA
- a CDS encoding ribose-phosphate diphosphokinase, with protein MSECHHNLKLFALNSNMKLAEEIAQVMGIELGKCSVSRFSDGEIQINIEESIRGDDVFVIQSTSVPVNEHLMELLIMIDALKRASAKTINIVMPYYGYARQDRKARSREPITAKLVANLLETAGASRVITLDLHAPQIQGFFDIPIDHLMGVPILADYFKNKNLDDIVVVSPDHGGVTRTRKLADRLKAPIAIIDKRRPKPNVAEVMNIVGQVQGKTAILIDDIIDTAGTITLAANALVENGAKEVYACCTHPVLSGPAIERIQNSKIKELVVTNTIALPEEKKIDKIVELSVAPLIAEAITRVYEMKSVSVLFD; from the coding sequence ATGTCTGAATGTCATCATAATTTAAAATTGTTTGCATTGAATTCCAATATGAAGCTGGCCGAAGAAATTGCGCAAGTGATGGGGATCGAATTAGGAAAATGCTCGGTTTCCCGCTTCAGCGATGGCGAAATCCAAATCAACATTGAAGAAAGCATCCGCGGCGATGATGTTTTCGTCATTCAATCGACAAGCGTGCCGGTGAATGAGCATTTGATGGAATTACTTATCATGATTGATGCGTTAAAACGTGCTTCCGCCAAAACGATTAATATTGTAATGCCTTACTATGGATATGCCCGCCAAGACCGGAAAGCGCGCTCCCGCGAGCCGATTACGGCGAAATTGGTGGCAAACCTTTTAGAAACGGCAGGGGCTTCCCGCGTCATCACCCTTGATTTGCATGCGCCGCAAATCCAAGGATTTTTTGACATTCCGATCGATCATTTAATGGGGGTTCCGATTTTAGCCGATTATTTTAAAAATAAAAATCTTGATGATATTGTTGTCGTTTCTCCAGACCACGGAGGGGTGACGCGGACGCGCAAGCTTGCTGACCGTCTTAAAGCGCCGATCGCAATTATTGATAAGCGCCGGCCAAAACCGAATGTGGCGGAGGTAATGAATATCGTCGGTCAAGTACAAGGAAAGACAGCAATTTTAATCGATGATATCATTGATACAGCTGGAACGATCACATTGGCTGCCAACGCCCTTGTCGAAAACGGCGCGAAAGAAGTATATGCGTGCTGCACGCACCCGGTATTGTCGGGACCAGCGATTGAACGCATTCAAAATTCGAAAATTAAAGAACTTGTTGTCACTAATACAATTGCATTGCCAGAAGAAAAGAAAATTGATAAAATTGTAGAGCTGTCAGTTGCTCCACTCATTGCGGAGGCAATTACACGTGTATATGAAATGAAGTCTGTCAGTGTATTGTTTGACTAA
- a CDS encoding 50S ribosomal protein L25/general stress protein Ctc, whose amino-acid sequence MAVVLEAKERTDRKHSTTRRIRLQGNIPGILYGKNVENKMIFVNGSDFQKTIREAGRHSLITLKLNDEEYSVLLRDVQRDSLRGNILHVDFQAVDMSTEVDIDVDIRFIGEAAGVKDGGVLQQNLHQLSIRVLPANIPPSIDIDISHLQIGDTITVGDVKTDGKYEINHEPSEVIATILPPQQEEEIHSGEQQESGRPEAEEGRETTPDA is encoded by the coding sequence ATGGCAGTAGTACTTGAAGCAAAAGAACGCACTGATAGAAAACATTCAACCACTCGACGCATTCGCTTACAAGGAAATATTCCTGGAATCTTGTATGGCAAAAACGTTGAAAACAAAATGATTTTTGTCAATGGTTCCGATTTTCAAAAAACGATCCGCGAAGCCGGACGGCATAGTCTCATTACATTGAAATTGAACGATGAGGAATATTCGGTATTGTTGAGGGATGTCCAAAGAGACTCGCTCCGTGGCAACATTCTTCATGTCGATTTTCAAGCGGTCGATATGTCTACGGAAGTCGATATTGATGTGGATATTCGTTTCATTGGCGAAGCTGCCGGAGTAAAAGACGGCGGCGTATTGCAGCAAAACCTGCATCAATTGTCGATCCGCGTACTGCCAGCGAATATTCCGCCATCGATTGATATTGATATTTCACACTTGCAAATCGGCGATACAATCACGGTAGGAGATGTTAAAACAGACGGAAAATACGAAATTAACCATGAGCCTTCTGAAGTGATTGCGACGATCTTGCCGCCGCAACAAGAGGAGGAAATTCATAGCGGCGAACAGCAAGAATCTGGTCGCCCTGAGGCAGAAGAAGGAAGAGAAACGACTCCAGACGCATAA
- the purR gene encoding pur operon repressor, whose product MKLRRSGRLVDMTHYLLERPHQLIPLTFFAERYESAKSSISEDLAIIKQTFEQQGIGTIKTLPGAAGGVQYIPKMSRQEADGIVTYLCEQLSRPDRLLPGGYLYMTDILGDPRVVNKIGRLYASIFADRPVDVVMTIATKGIPLAYAVAHFLYVPVVIVRHDNKVTEGSMVSINYVSGSSKRIQTMVLAKRSLAEGANVLIIDDFMKAGGTVNGMINLLNEFNAKLSGIGVLVESEETKERLVDEYISLVKLSSVDVKEKQITVKAGNYIHFME is encoded by the coding sequence ATGAAATTAAGGCGCAGCGGCCGTTTAGTCGATATGACTCATTATCTTCTTGAACGGCCTCATCAGCTTATACCGCTTACGTTTTTTGCAGAGCGTTATGAATCGGCAAAGTCATCGATTAGTGAGGACTTAGCGATTATAAAACAAACGTTTGAACAACAAGGAATCGGAACGATCAAAACGCTGCCAGGAGCGGCGGGCGGAGTTCAATATATTCCGAAAATGTCGAGACAGGAAGCAGACGGGATCGTTACATATTTATGTGAGCAGCTGTCGCGCCCAGACCGGCTGCTGCCTGGCGGATATTTATATATGACGGATATTCTTGGCGACCCTCGCGTTGTCAACAAAATCGGCCGTCTGTATGCATCCATCTTCGCTGACCGCCCGGTAGATGTTGTCATGACGATCGCGACAAAAGGAATTCCCCTCGCTTATGCGGTCGCCCACTTTTTGTATGTTCCCGTCGTGATTGTCCGCCATGACAACAAAGTGACGGAAGGATCGATGGTCAGCATTAACTATGTTTCTGGTTCTTCTAAACGAATTCAAACGATGGTGTTGGCGAAACGGAGTCTGGCCGAAGGGGCAAACGTTTTAATTATCGATGATTTTATGAAAGCGGGCGGGACGGTAAACGGCATGATAAACTTATTAAATGAATTTAACGCCAAACTTTCCGGCATCGGCGTCCTCGTTGAATCTGAAGAAACGAAAGAGCGGCTTGTCGATGAATATATTTCGCTCGTAAAGCTGTCTTCCGTTGATGTGAAAGAAAAACAAATTACCGTAAAAGCAGGAAATTATATTCACTTTATGGAATAA
- the veg gene encoding biofilm formation stimulator Veg produces the protein MPKTLSDIKKTLDSNIGRRLTLRANGGRRKTIERCGILAETYPSVFVIELDQKENAFERVSFSYADVLTETVKLTFLDDEKVGGQ, from the coding sequence ATGCCAAAAACTTTATCCGATATTAAAAAAACGTTGGATTCTAACATCGGCAGACGTTTGACGTTGCGTGCCAACGGCGGGCGAAGAAAAACGATTGAGCGGTGCGGAATTTTAGCTGAAACGTATCCATCTGTGTTTGTTATTGAACTCGACCAAAAGGAAAATGCATTTGAACGGGTGTCATTTAGTTACGCTGATGTGTTAACAGAAACAGTAAAATTGACGTTTTTAGATGACGAGAAGGTGGGTGGGCAGTAG
- the glmU gene encoding bifunctional UDP-N-acetylglucosamine diphosphorylase/glucosamine-1-phosphate N-acetyltransferase GlmU: MVKRYAVILAAGQGTRMKSKQYKVLHPVCGKPMVQHVVDQVLQLGIEKLITVVGFGAEQVKMQLGDQSEYAFQQEQLGTAHAVMQAASHLHGKDGVTLVVCGDTPLITAETMQALLDHHLATKAKATVLTAIADNPAGYGRIVRDSHGNVAKIVEHKDASEQERAIKEINTGTYCFDNKSLFEALTHVSNNNVQGEYYLTDVIEILKSNGGIISAYEAPSFEETIGVNDRAALAEAEKIMRARICRKHMLNGVTIIDPAHTYISAEAQIGRDTVIYPGTVIEGKTVIGEDCIIGPNSEIKDCLIGNGTTIRHSVAHDSEIGNDVTIGPFAHIRPLSKIADEVRIGNFVEVKKSVFGKGSKASHLSYIGDAEIGADVNLGCGSITVNYDGKNKHMTKIEDGAFIGCNVNLIAPVTVGKGAYVAAGSTITDDVPANALSIARARQVNKENYVDRLSIKKNS, encoded by the coding sequence ATGGTAAAACGATATGCGGTCATATTGGCGGCCGGACAGGGAACAAGGATGAAATCGAAGCAATACAAAGTATTGCACCCTGTTTGCGGTAAGCCGATGGTCCAGCATGTGGTGGACCAAGTTTTGCAGCTAGGAATCGAAAAGCTTATTACCGTTGTAGGCTTTGGAGCAGAGCAAGTAAAAATGCAGCTTGGCGACCAAAGCGAATATGCTTTCCAGCAGGAACAACTGGGAACAGCGCACGCAGTTATGCAAGCAGCCTCTCATTTGCACGGAAAAGATGGAGTAACGCTCGTTGTATGCGGAGACACACCGTTAATCACTGCGGAAACGATGCAAGCATTGCTTGATCATCATCTTGCGACAAAGGCAAAAGCGACGGTTTTGACGGCAATTGCGGATAATCCTGCCGGATATGGCCGCATTGTTCGCGATTCTCATGGAAATGTCGCAAAAATTGTCGAACACAAAGATGCAAGCGAACAGGAACGCGCCATCAAAGAAATTAACACGGGAACATATTGCTTTGACAACAAGTCTTTATTTGAAGCGCTTACACATGTATCGAACAATAATGTGCAAGGGGAATATTATTTAACGGATGTCATTGAAATTTTAAAATCCAATGGCGGCATCATTTCCGCGTACGAAGCCCCATCTTTTGAAGAAACGATCGGGGTGAATGACCGCGCGGCTCTCGCCGAAGCGGAAAAAATTATGCGCGCGCGGATTTGCCGCAAACATATGCTGAACGGGGTCACGATTATTGATCCTGCTCATACGTATATATCGGCAGAGGCGCAAATCGGCCGCGATACCGTGATTTATCCCGGGACTGTTATTGAAGGGAAAACAGTGATTGGCGAAGATTGCATTATCGGGCCAAATTCAGAAATTAAAGACTGTCTGATTGGAAACGGCACCACGATTCGCCACTCTGTCGCGCACGATAGCGAAATTGGCAACGATGTTACGATCGGGCCGTTTGCCCATATCCGCCCGTTGTCCAAAATCGCGGATGAAGTTCGCATCGGTAATTTTGTTGAAGTGAAAAAGTCGGTGTTTGGCAAAGGAAGTAAAGCATCACACTTAAGCTACATCGGCGATGCGGAAATCGGCGCGGACGTCAACCTTGGCTGCGGATCCATTACCGTAAATTACGATGGGAAAAATAAACATATGACGAAAATTGAAGATGGAGCGTTTATCGGCTGTAATGTGAATTTAATTGCTCCGGTGACGGTTGGGAAAGGCGCATATGTCGCTGCTGGTTCGACGATTACGGATGATGTTCCCGCAAATGCGCTGTCAATTGCCCGCGCTCGGCAAGTAAATAAAGAGAATTATGTGGATCGCCTTTCTATTAAGAAAAATTCGTAA
- a CDS encoding small, acid-soluble spore protein, alpha/beta type: MGRRRGIMSQRFKEELAKELGFYDVVQKEGWGAIRAKDAGNMVKLAIEMAERQLLKR, from the coding sequence TTGGGCCGACGTCGCGGAATTATGTCGCAACGCTTTAAAGAAGAGTTAGCAAAGGAATTGGGCTTTTATGATGTCGTTCAAAAAGAAGGATGGGGAGCGATCCGCGCGAAAGACGCTGGAAATATGGTGAAATTGGCGATCGAAATGGCTGAACGACAGCTGTTGAAAAGATAA
- the ispE gene encoding 4-(cytidine 5'-diphospho)-2-C-methyl-D-erythritol kinase: MKVLVKAPAKINLSLDVLHKRPDGYHEVKMVMTTIDLADRIELIPRTDDVIQIISQNRFVPDDHRNLAYQAAKVLKDTFGIKQGVAISITKNIPVAAGLAGGSSDAAATLRGLNKLWRLGLTLDELAELGAQIGSDVPFCVYGGTAVATGRGEKIMPISSPPPCWVILAKPSIGVSTAEVYRNLKVGEIQHPDVDGMVEAIERQDYAAICQLVGNVLEEVTLKMHPEVAHIKEQMKRFGADAVLMSGSGPTVFGLVQHDSRLQRIYNGLRGFCDQVFAVRILGEQNSLD, translated from the coding sequence TTGAAGGTATTAGTCAAGGCACCGGCTAAAATCAATTTATCGTTGGACGTATTGCATAAACGGCCTGACGGATATCATGAAGTAAAGATGGTAATGACAACGATTGATCTGGCGGATCGCATCGAACTAATTCCGCGGACCGATGATGTGATACAAATTATTTCGCAAAACCGCTTCGTTCCGGATGACCACCGCAATCTGGCGTATCAGGCTGCAAAAGTATTGAAAGATACATTTGGTATCAAACAAGGGGTGGCGATTTCCATTACAAAAAATATTCCAGTAGCGGCAGGGCTGGCCGGGGGAAGCAGCGATGCTGCAGCGACGCTCCGCGGCTTAAACAAGCTTTGGCGTTTAGGGCTTACACTTGATGAATTGGCGGAGCTAGGTGCGCAAATCGGTTCTGACGTCCCGTTTTGCGTTTATGGCGGAACTGCGGTTGCAACAGGGCGCGGCGAAAAAATTATGCCGATTTCTTCCCCGCCGCCATGCTGGGTTATTTTAGCAAAGCCATCGATCGGCGTTTCGACTGCCGAAGTATACCGGAATTTAAAGGTTGGCGAGATTCAGCACCCGGATGTGGATGGGATGGTGGAGGCGATTGAACGCCAAGATTATGCGGCTATTTGCCAATTAGTCGGAAACGTATTAGAAGAAGTGACATTGAAAATGCATCCGGAAGTGGCGCACATTAAAGAGCAAATGAAGCGGTTTGGCGCGGATGCGGTATTGATGAGCGGCAGCGGGCCGACGGTGTTTGGACTCGTTCAGCATGATTCCAGGCTGCAACGAATTTATAATGGACTGCGCGGGTTTTGCGATCAAGTGTTCGCTGTCCGGATATTAGGTGAACAAAATTCACTTGATTAA
- a CDS encoding RidA family protein, with translation MEKVETNNAPQAIGPYSQGIVVNNMFYSSGQIPLTPEGEMVQGDIKAQTHQVFQNLKAVLEAAGASLDTVVKTTVFLKSMDDFAAMNEVYSQYFTNHKPARSCVEVARLPKDALVEIEVIALIR, from the coding sequence ATGGAAAAAGTAGAAACAAATAACGCGCCGCAAGCGATCGGTCCATATTCGCAAGGAATTGTCGTCAACAACATGTTTTACAGCTCTGGGCAAATTCCGCTTACTCCTGAGGGCGAGATGGTGCAAGGGGATATCAAAGCGCAAACCCATCAGGTGTTTCAAAATTTAAAGGCGGTGCTGGAAGCGGCGGGAGCGTCACTGGATACGGTTGTGAAAACAACGGTATTTTTAAAAAGCATGGATGATTTTGCGGCAATGAATGAAGTGTACAGCCAATACTTTACCAATCATAAACCGGCGCGTTCTTGCGTGGAAGTGGCGAGACTGCCGAAAGACGCGCTAGTGGAAATCGAAGTCATCGCGCTCATTCGGTAA
- the mfd gene encoding transcription-repair coupling factor, producing the protein MRSLHRYFAENQDIRSIIGGIEAGLKEQLIVGLSGSARSVFISSLYKETDRPLLVITHNLFQAQKIYDDLVQLLGTEEVFLYPVNEVIATELAIASPELKAQRLEVMNYWTKRDKGVVICPVAGLRRLLPPVSLWKNNILTLEVQQNIDVEYCKKQFVQMGYKRVATVSAPGEFSVRGGIIDIYPLTAELPYRIELFDTEIESIRTFTADDQRSRDEVRQITIGPADEMIVYGEMLERGIARIEAGLTESLHKLKDEKAKQLLLEHISSELEQLKQGQEIEQQYKYMALFYEEPASLLDYMPENGILLMDEMSRLQEAAESLDKEEAEWYTSLLSEGKIIHDVPISHSFFQLLQKHRKQRIYLSIFLRHVPHTRPENIVNISCKQMQNFHGQMSLLKSELERWKKAKYAVVFLTPNAERMKKLQSVLEDYEIDVAPLSREAVLMHGKYQMIEGDLNTGFELPMQKLAVITEEELFKKRVKRPIRRQKLSNAERIKSYSELRVGDYVVHVNHGIGKYLGIETLEINGVHKDYIHIQYQGSDTLYVPVDQIDQVQKYVGSEGKEPKIYKLGGSEWKKVKKKVESSVQDIAEDLIKLYAEREASKGYAFSPDTEMQREFEAAFPYQETEDQLRSIEEIKRDMESDKPMDRLLCGDVGYGKTEVALRAAFKAIMDGKQVAFLVPTTILAQQHYETVRERFQGFPITVGLLNRFRTRKQQAETIKGLKDGTIDMVIGTHRLLSKDVQFKDLGLLIIDEEQRFGVTHKEKIKQLKANIDVLTLTATPIPRTLHMSMIGVRDLSIIETPPENRFPVQTYVMEYTPELVREAIERELAREGQVFFLYNHIEDIDVKAEEISQLVPEARVTYVHGRMSETELESTMLAFLEGQYDVLVTTTIIETGVDIPNVNTLIVYDADRMGLSQLYQLRGRVGRSNRVAYAYFTYRKDKVLNEAAEKRLQAIKEFTELGSGFKIAMRDLSIRGAGNILGAEQHGFIDSVGFDLYSQMLKEAIEKRKGVKQEEAKHEITIDLEVDAYIPDTYISDGLQKIDMYKRFKAVETMEDVEMLREEMLDRFGEYPDEVAYLFQIAEIKVYAKQTGVEVIKQQKQQVDILFAENASKEVEIQRLSKIGGQYGRLFGFGMDGSKLKIVLYIKDLKPQEWLMILYETLKELSGVKDEKSIIA; encoded by the coding sequence GTGCGTTCGTTGCATCGCTATTTCGCTGAAAACCAAGATATTCGTTCGATTATCGGGGGGATTGAGGCTGGGCTGAAAGAGCAGCTGATTGTCGGATTATCTGGTTCCGCCCGGTCTGTTTTCATTTCATCGCTTTATAAGGAAACCGATAGACCGCTTTTAGTGATAACGCATAATTTATTTCAAGCGCAAAAAATATATGATGATCTTGTTCAATTGCTTGGGACGGAAGAGGTATTCCTCTATCCGGTAAACGAAGTGATTGCCACGGAATTGGCAATCGCCAGCCCAGAACTAAAGGCGCAGCGTTTAGAAGTGATGAATTATTGGACGAAACGCGACAAAGGGGTTGTGATTTGTCCTGTCGCCGGATTGCGGCGCCTGCTACCTCCTGTGTCGTTATGGAAAAATAATATATTGACATTGGAAGTCCAGCAAAATATCGATGTTGAATATTGTAAGAAGCAATTTGTCCAAATGGGATACAAGCGTGTAGCAACTGTGTCAGCCCCTGGGGAATTTAGCGTTCGCGGCGGGATTATCGATATTTATCCATTAACGGCGGAATTACCTTATCGGATTGAGCTGTTTGATACGGAAATTGAATCGATCCGCACATTTACCGCGGATGATCAGCGCTCCCGTGATGAAGTGCGGCAAATAACGATTGGGCCCGCCGATGAAATGATTGTTTACGGGGAAATGCTAGAGCGGGGAATTGCGCGGATTGAAGCGGGATTAACGGAAAGCCTTCACAAATTAAAAGATGAAAAAGCCAAACAATTATTGCTTGAACACATATCGTCAGAGCTTGAACAGTTGAAACAAGGGCAAGAAATTGAACAACAATATAAGTATATGGCGCTCTTTTATGAAGAGCCTGCTAGTTTGCTAGACTACATGCCAGAAAATGGAATATTGTTGATGGACGAAATGAGCAGATTGCAAGAAGCAGCAGAAAGTCTTGATAAAGAAGAGGCGGAATGGTATACAAGTTTGCTTTCAGAAGGAAAAATTATTCATGATGTGCCAATTTCCCACTCTTTTTTCCAATTATTGCAGAAGCATCGCAAACAGCGGATTTATTTATCAATCTTTCTTCGCCATGTTCCGCATACACGTCCAGAGAACATCGTGAATATTTCCTGCAAACAAATGCAAAACTTCCATGGGCAAATGTCGCTGCTTAAGTCTGAGCTGGAGCGTTGGAAAAAAGCAAAATACGCTGTTGTTTTTTTAACACCGAATGCAGAACGGATGAAAAAGTTGCAATCGGTGCTTGAAGACTACGAAATCGATGTCGCTCCGCTGAGCCGTGAAGCAGTGCTGATGCACGGCAAATATCAAATGATCGAGGGCGATTTAAACACAGGATTCGAGCTGCCGATGCAAAAGCTTGCCGTGATTACAGAAGAAGAATTGTTTAAAAAGCGGGTTAAGCGGCCAATCCGCCGCCAAAAATTGTCGAACGCAGAGCGCATTAAAAGCTATTCGGAGTTGCGAGTGGGCGACTATGTGGTGCATGTAAACCACGGCATCGGCAAATATTTGGGAATCGAAACATTAGAAATTAACGGCGTCCATAAAGACTATATTCATATTCAATATCAAGGCAGCGATACGTTGTATGTGCCTGTGGATCAAATCGATCAAGTGCAGAAGTACGTAGGCTCTGAAGGAAAAGAGCCAAAGATTTACAAATTAGGCGGATCTGAATGGAAGAAAGTGAAAAAGAAAGTAGAATCGTCTGTCCAAGATATCGCTGAAGATTTGATTAAGCTGTATGCGGAACGGGAGGCAAGCAAAGGATACGCGTTTTCCCCGGATACAGAAATGCAGCGGGAATTTGAAGCGGCGTTTCCGTACCAAGAAACGGAAGATCAGCTTCGTTCGATCGAGGAAATCAAGCGCGATATGGAAAGCGACAAGCCGATGGACCGTCTTCTTTGCGGCGACGTCGGCTACGGAAAGACGGAAGTGGCGCTGCGGGCAGCGTTTAAAGCGATTATGGATGGAAAACAAGTCGCGTTTCTTGTACCGACGACGATTTTGGCCCAGCAGCATTATGAAACGGTCCGGGAGAGGTTTCAAGGGTTTCCAATTACCGTTGGGCTGTTAAACCGTTTTCGCACTAGAAAACAGCAGGCGGAGACGATCAAAGGGCTGAAAGACGGGACGATTGATATGGTCATCGGCACACACCGCCTGTTATCGAAAGATGTCCAGTTTAAAGATTTAGGACTGCTCATTATCGACGAAGAACAGCGGTTTGGCGTTACCCATAAGGAAAAAATCAAGCAGCTTAAGGCCAATATTGATGTGTTGACGTTAACAGCAACGCCAATTCCGAGAACGCTGCATATGTCCATGATCGGTGTGCGCGATCTGTCGATTATTGAAACGCCGCCAGAAAACCGGTTTCCGGTGCAAACATATGTGATGGAATATACCCCTGAACTGGTGCGGGAAGCAATTGAACGGGAGCTGGCAAGAGAAGGGCAAGTCTTTTTCTTATACAATCACATTGAAGATATTGATGTGAAAGCGGAAGAAATTTCGCAGCTCGTCCCGGAAGCGCGCGTGACGTATGTGCATGGACGGATGTCGGAAACGGAATTGGAGTCAACGATGCTGGCGTTTTTGGAAGGCCAATATGACGTGCTTGTCACAACGACGATTATTGAAACAGGCGTTGATATTCCAAATGTGAACACGCTGATCGTCTATGATGCGGATCGCATGGGATTATCGCAATTGTATCAGCTGCGCGGTCGCGTCGGACGTTCTAATCGCGTTGCATACGCATATTTCACATACCGAAAAGATAAAGTGCTCAATGAAGCTGCTGAGAAACGTTTACAAGCAATCAAAGAATTTACCGAACTTGGCTCAGGGTTTAAAATTGCTATGCGCGACTTGTCGATTCGCGGCGCCGGAAATATATTAGGCGCTGAACAGCACGGATTTATCGATTCCGTCGGCTTTGATTTATATTCGCAAATGCTGAAAGAAGCCATCGAAAAACGAAAAGGCGTCAAACAAGAAGAAGCAAAGCATGAAATAACGATAGATTTAGAAGTCGATGCTTATATTCCAGACACGTATATTTCTGACGGGTTGCAAAAAATTGATATGTACAAGCGTTTTAAAGCGGTGGAGACGATGGAAGACGTCGAAATGTTGCGTGAAGAAATGCTTGACCGCTTTGGCGAATATCCGGATGAAGTTGCTTATTTATTCCAAATTGCCGAAATTAAAGTGTATGCGAAACAAACAGGGGTAGAAGTGATTAAACAGCAGAAACAGCAAGTCGACATCTTATTTGCTGAGAACGCCTCCAAAGAAGTAGAAATTCAACGCTTATCGAAAATCGGCGGGCAATATGGCCGTTTATTCGGATTTGGCATGGACGGTTCCAAGTTGAAAATTGTTTTATACATTAAAGACTTGAAACCGCAAGAATGGCTGATGATTTTATATGAAACGTTAAAAGAGCTTTCCGGCGTTAAAGATGAAAAATCGATTATCGCATGA